In Halobacteriovorax marinus SJ, the following proteins share a genomic window:
- a CDS encoding CHASE2 domain-containing protein, producing MLSKIIKYLGFIIIISFSALSVFFSLTERDIEDPRIKEKISYTTFFENRFFDFRMRQTLDPKKFDKKLVMADIDDYSLKELGQWPVGRQTWANVIDKLRIYGAKVIAFDVFFAENSMSCGETSVDDIMAQSIVNFQSIPGNKVILPYSLDTQGADHFEEMPDQLYNFVLDTKNSEGIELKPKKVSKAVWPIETLLNTDVSLGHIQVEADSDGIMRHYQLVGNIDTLYMPSYGLQAYIDYTGDSPVLEMLNIGDYKFKLASGNIELNYKGEANVRWFGNERQFPRVSIADIVKAYPEDENMKEIFNNTIVFVGASAYGAYDLRHTPVDPMLPGVYFHMNMTHMLLNGHFYKPQQNSTFLSWAILIGGSLIILIIQFFGNPILDLLSTIFIIGGIYYYDTYHLIPQGYEVKLFFCFFSIICSYSWNTFLHFYLANKDKAFLKNAFGSYISPELIDEMYSTGQHPSLGGDSGTRTAFFTDIQSFSTFSEKLSATQLVELLNEYLTAMTDILLEEKGTLDKYEGDAIIAFFGAPMPLEDHSTRALRVAVKMQRALLVLREKWVSEGDKWPQIVHEMRMRIGINTGEIVTGNMGSASRMNYTMMGDSVNLAARLEEAAKQYGIFTQTSKFTMEDCQSEQFLYRELDTIRVVGKSEPVTTYEILEIKEDASDLLIKLQEIFSKGISHYKAQEWDQALACFKESLELELERFPLLKEKTNPSKIYIERCEQFKELPPPPNWDGVFTLTSK from the coding sequence ATGCTGTCAAAAATCATAAAATACCTAGGCTTCATTATTATTATATCTTTCTCTGCGCTAAGTGTTTTCTTCTCACTTACAGAGAGAGATATTGAAGACCCTAGAATAAAAGAGAAAATTTCTTATACTACTTTCTTTGAGAATCGTTTCTTCGACTTCAGAATGAGACAGACCCTAGATCCTAAGAAGTTTGATAAGAAACTTGTCATGGCAGATATTGATGATTACTCACTGAAAGAACTTGGACAATGGCCAGTAGGAAGACAAACTTGGGCCAACGTCATTGATAAGCTAAGAATCTATGGAGCAAAAGTTATAGCCTTCGACGTTTTCTTTGCTGAAAATAGTATGAGCTGTGGAGAAACTTCTGTTGATGACATCATGGCCCAATCGATTGTTAACTTTCAATCGATTCCAGGTAATAAAGTTATTCTTCCCTACTCCCTAGATACTCAGGGAGCTGATCACTTTGAAGAGATGCCCGATCAGCTTTATAACTTTGTCTTAGATACAAAGAATAGTGAAGGAATAGAACTTAAGCCTAAGAAGGTATCAAAAGCCGTATGGCCAATAGAAACACTTCTAAACACAGACGTTAGTCTAGGACATATTCAAGTAGAGGCCGATAGTGATGGGATCATGAGGCACTACCAATTAGTTGGAAATATAGACACTCTATATATGCCATCTTATGGGCTCCAGGCCTATATCGATTATACGGGAGATAGTCCTGTTCTAGAAATGCTCAATATAGGAGATTATAAATTTAAATTGGCTTCAGGAAATATTGAACTCAATTACAAAGGTGAAGCAAATGTTCGCTGGTTTGGAAATGAGAGACAATTTCCAAGAGTTAGTATTGCTGATATTGTGAAGGCCTATCCCGAAGATGAGAATATGAAAGAGATCTTCAATAATACGATCGTCTTTGTAGGGGCCAGTGCCTATGGTGCTTACGACCTTAGACACACTCCTGTTGATCCGATGTTACCAGGGGTTTACTTTCACATGAATATGACTCACATGCTGTTAAATGGTCATTTCTATAAACCTCAGCAAAACTCAACCTTTCTTTCATGGGCGATCCTCATAGGTGGATCACTAATCATTCTCATTATTCAATTCTTTGGTAATCCAATACTTGATTTACTCTCAACTATTTTCATTATTGGAGGAATTTATTATTACGATACTTACCATCTCATACCACAGGGATATGAAGTAAAACTCTTCTTCTGTTTCTTCTCTATTATTTGTAGTTACTCGTGGAATACTTTCCTCCACTTCTACCTCGCAAATAAAGATAAGGCGTTCTTAAAGAATGCATTTGGTTCCTATATCTCACCTGAACTCATCGACGAAATGTACTCTACAGGACAGCACCCTTCTCTTGGTGGAGATAGTGGAACAAGAACGGCCTTCTTTACTGATATCCAAAGTTTCTCTACTTTCTCAGAAAAGCTTAGCGCCACACAACTCGTTGAACTTCTCAATGAATATCTTACTGCGATGACTGACATTCTCCTTGAAGAGAAAGGAACGCTCGACAAGTATGAGGGAGATGCCATCATAGCCTTCTTTGGTGCACCAATGCCTCTAGAGGACCACTCTACAAGGGCCCTGAGAGTTGCTGTTAAAATGCAGAGAGCTCTTCTAGTTCTTAGAGAAAAGTGGGTTTCAGAGGGAGATAAGTGGCCACAGATCGTGCATGAAATGAGAATGAGAATCGGTATTAATACCGGTGAAATCGTTACGGGTAATATGGGTTCAGCATCTAGAATGAATTACACAATGATGGGAGACTCTGTGAACCTGGCCGCTAGACTTGAAGAGGCAGCCAAGCAATATGGTATCTTCACACAGACATCAAAGTTTACAATGGAAGATTGTCAAAGCGAGCAATTTCTCTATAGAGAACTTGATACGATTAGAGTTGTTGGGAAGTCAGAGCCAGTTACAACTTACGAAATACTAGAGATCAAAGAAGACGCGAGTGATCTCTTGATTAAACTTCAAGAAATCTTTAGTAAAGGTATCTCTCACTACAAGGCGCAGGAGTGGGATCAGGCCCTCGCCTGCTTTAAGGAGTCACTTGAGCTAGAACTTGAGCGCTTTCCTCTCTTAAAAGAAAAAACAAATCCTTCCAAGATTTATATTGAAAGATGTGAACAATTTAAGGAACTTCCACCTCCTCCGAATTGGGATGGAGTCTTCACACTAACATCAAAATAA
- a CDS encoding tetratricopeptide repeat protein, translating to MKKSCALILSTFILTSNISAKESRVIKSSLELFQKGSYAQVLEGLSTLKETKSNRATRNYLMALSHNRLQNYDKAIPYFIEAIKAKSVAEDIYYEYGQALYANNDLTKARIAFKKSADLNYKKDSSIYYVAHVSQILEENKTAKAYYTQILNSDTADTALKQVARFQIGEVLLGMARENEDTQRLVKQFVLPQMDKAYEVDTTSSLAREIKSRKKEIEREFGLDPNILYNGKRISSKRWNLSFTQDLNHDSNISLTNDLPSSAASREESFVFKTKMRAGYDFIVNKRFIINPELNMSLKSHTNRDAETVKSEDNYDISPSLNTSFEHKAFNKPASLFFNIDYNYNSKYNTAMQRKAFYSRSTTYTIGEKFKFFSKGDTSLKFKYKDLSSHTSTLFSKTKSFSVDQLYLTSSSSIYMFLLSYDSLDTYNNPKNATNSTLLRVDYIKPNILPKITLHVGASVTFVSYTDANESSVRGTEKTITPSIKLTKKINDKLKFSVGYNYTKNTSLKADYDYTKHVTSSSLKYTF from the coding sequence AAGAGCTGTGCACTTATATTATCTACTTTTATTTTAACTTCTAATATTTCTGCAAAAGAAAGTAGAGTTATAAAATCATCATTAGAATTATTTCAAAAGGGCTCCTACGCTCAAGTCTTAGAGGGCCTTTCAACTTTAAAAGAAACAAAATCCAATCGTGCCACGAGAAATTATCTTATGGCACTTTCCCACAATCGATTACAAAATTATGATAAGGCAATCCCCTACTTTATTGAGGCCATCAAGGCCAAAAGTGTAGCCGAAGATATTTACTATGAGTACGGACAAGCACTCTATGCCAATAATGATTTAACCAAAGCAAGAATCGCTTTTAAAAAATCAGCAGATCTTAACTATAAGAAAGACTCTTCTATTTACTATGTCGCTCACGTATCACAAATCCTAGAAGAGAATAAAACAGCTAAGGCCTATTATACTCAAATACTAAACTCAGACACGGCCGATACTGCACTTAAGCAAGTTGCACGTTTTCAAATTGGTGAAGTCTTACTGGGAATGGCCAGAGAGAATGAAGATACGCAGAGGCTCGTAAAGCAATTCGTTCTTCCTCAGATGGATAAGGCCTATGAAGTCGATACGACTTCTTCTCTTGCTAGAGAGATTAAATCTAGAAAGAAAGAAATCGAAAGAGAATTTGGGCTAGATCCAAATATTCTATATAACGGTAAGAGAATTTCATCAAAGAGATGGAACCTTTCTTTCACTCAGGACTTAAATCACGATAGTAATATTTCTCTTACAAATGATCTCCCCTCTTCAGCAGCGTCTAGAGAGGAGTCTTTTGTTTTTAAAACTAAAATGCGTGCAGGTTATGACTTTATAGTAAATAAGAGGTTTATTATAAACCCTGAGCTCAATATGAGTCTTAAGAGCCATACCAATAGAGATGCTGAGACTGTAAAGTCGGAAGATAATTATGATATCTCACCATCGCTAAATACTTCTTTTGAGCACAAGGCATTTAATAAGCCAGCATCGTTATTCTTTAATATCGATTACAACTACAATAGTAAGTATAATACGGCGATGCAGAGGAAGGCCTTCTACTCACGTTCTACGACTTATACAATTGGTGAGAAGTTTAAGTTCTTCTCTAAGGGTGATACATCGCTAAAATTTAAATATAAAGATTTAAGCTCTCATACAAGTACACTCTTTAGTAAGACGAAGTCTTTTTCAGTTGATCAACTCTATTTAACTTCGAGTTCATCAATTTATATGTTTCTCCTCTCTTATGACTCATTAGATACTTATAATAACCCGAAGAACGCAACCAACTCGACACTGCTTAGAGTTGATTATATCAAGCCAAATATTCTTCCAAAAATCACTCTCCATGTGGGAGCATCTGTAACTTTTGTTAGCTATACTGATGCAAATGAAAGTTCAGTAAGAGGAACAGAGAAAACAATAACTCCAAGTATAAAACTCACTAAGAAAATCAATGATAAATTGAAATTCTCTGTTGGTTATAATTATACAAAGAACACTTCACTAAAAGCTGATTACGACTATACAAAGCACGTAACATCTTCATCACTTAAATACACCTTCTAA